The following are encoded in a window of Schistocerca nitens isolate TAMUIC-IGC-003100 chromosome 9, iqSchNite1.1, whole genome shotgun sequence genomic DNA:
- the LOC126202968 gene encoding DNA repair endonuclease XPF, producing MLEYENQMFLDVLHQDGLIITAKGLGLETVFISLLKVYSDPGNLVIVLGTITKEEEYFISELKADGVTPIPKIVTTEFQAAERERLYLEGGVLFVSPQILVVDLLKERIPIANVTGFLVFRAHNILETCHEAFAVRLYRQKNKTGFIKAFSNSAQAFTVGFAQVEHIMKTLFLCNLYLWPRFQSTVNTSLTKYKLDVIELHVTMTPAMLQIQAAVLDLISISIKELKNGNSSLDLDELTTENAIAKSFHKILQNQLDPVWNQLSGKTKQLVADLKTLRYILISLTRCDSVTFYSIINTMRRTEYALKSSGWLLLDSAETLFLVAKQRAQAVVKSKDENSSEKDTVVDPEQVPKWQVLSEILKEIDENIRKGPRSSQSEKILILVNDKQTCEQLKQYLVLGGKTMLLHLYQKIFKCKVPKFTEAAPEVKEENEEDVEMSINTSHEIGGDSEPRDSYMLSQKVKSENDGPESDEGQYVELDEASQPSNESEYYPPVIMIQPFKKNGDPLSLVKTLKEHKPKFVVMYDADMTAIRRLEVFHATFPEVNVVVYFVLYGSSVEEQAYLTTLRREKEAFEYLIRTKSTMVIAENQSGLSDDNPHLARDSSKANETVNTRKGGILMKQEEKKSKPTVIVDMREFRSDLPSLIHKRGIEIDPVTLHVGDYILSPDICVERKSINDLIGSLNSGRLYNQALTMTRHYKKPMLLIEYELNKPFAMQGQYYLSDSMSSNDVCARLQLLTLHFPKLRIVWSQNAYATAQLFEELKQGQPEPNSETAVAIGAELEQEIDLDRFNPAIHDFIAKLPGVNSKNIRKLLIYGRSLDHLLSLSKDELLKLVNNSGEAESLYNALHKSYQPSEDSKSTKRGGKSFRGRGRGMSFKKNRT from the coding sequence ATGCTCGAATATGAGAATCAGATGTTTCTGGATGTATTGCACCAGGATGGACTTATAATTACGGCTAAAGGTCTTGGTTTGGAAACTGTGTTCATTAGTTTGTTGAAAGTTTATTCTGACCCAGGAAATTTAGTTATAGTCCTTGGCACAATTACGAAAGAAGAAGAGTATTTTATTTCCGAACTAAAGGCCGATGGTGTGACGCCTATTCCGAAAATTGTTACTACCGAATTTCAGGCAGCAGAAAGAGAGAGACTGTATTTGGAGGGTGGTGTCCTATTTGTCTCTCCACAGATATTGGTTGTAGATTTGCTAAAAGAACGGATCCCGATTGCGAACGTCACAGGTTTTCTGGTTTTCCGCGCACATAACATTTTAGAAACATGCCACGAGGCCTTTGCAGTTCGCCTCTATAGGCAAAAGAATAAAACTGGGTTCATAAAAGCTTTTTCAAACTCAGCACAGGCGTTCACGGTCGGTTTTGCCCAAGTGGAACATATTATGAAGACGCTGTTTCTCTGTAACTTATACTTATGGCCACGATTTCAGTCAACAGTAAATACCAGTCTGACAAAGTATAAACTCGACGTCATAGAACTGCATGTTACTATGACACCAGCAATGCTTCAGATTCAGGCTGCAGTTTTAGATTTAATAAGTATTTCAATAAAAGAGTTAAAGAATGGAAATTCAAGCCTCGATCTAGATGAGCTTACAACAGAAAATGCAATAGCAAAATCTTTCCACAAAATTCTTCAGAATCAGCTTGATCCAGTGTGGAATCAGTTGAGTGGAAAAACAAAACAGTTGGTTGCTGATCTCAAAACCCTTAGGTATATTTTAATTTCATTGACTCGTTGTGATTCAGTAACCTTTTATTCTATAATAAATACTATGAGGCGCACTGAATATGCACTCAAAAGTTCTGGTTGGTTGCTCCTTGATTCTGCTGAGACATTGTTCCTTGTTGCAAAACAGAGAGCACAGGCAGTTGTAAAGAGCAAAGATGAGAACTCTTCGGAGAAGGATACAGTCGTTGATCCTGAGCAAGTGCCCAAATGGCAGGTATTgtcagaaattttgaaagaaattgacgAGAATATTAGAAAAGGCCCACGATCCTCACAGTCTGAGAAGATATTAATTTTGGTGAATGACAAACAAACCTGCGAACAACTGAAGCAGTACTTAGTTCTTGGTGGGAAGACTATGTTGCTCCATTTATATCAGAAAATTTTTAAGTGTAAAGTACCAAAGTTCACTGAAGCTGCACCAGAAgttaaagaagaaaatgaagaggaTGTAGAAATGAGTATCAATACAAGTCATGAGATTGGTGGAGATTCAGAGCCACGTGATTCCTACATGTTGTCTCAGAAAGTTAAAAGTGAAAATGATGGCCCAGAATCAGATGAAGGTCAGTATGTGGAATTAGATGAAGCTTCCCAGCCATCAAATGAAAGTGAATATTACCCACCTGTAATAATGATTCAGCCATTCAAGAAAAATGGAGATCCTCTTTCCCTTGTAAAGACTTTAAAAGAACACAAACCAAAATTTGTAGTTATGTATGATGCTGACATGACTGCAATACGACGTTTGGAGGTTTTCCATGCCACTTTTCCAGAAGTCAATGTTGTTGTGTATTTCGTTTTGTATGGATCATCAGTGGAAGAACAAGCTTATTTGACAACATTGCGACGGGAGAAGGAAGCATTTGAATATTTGATTAGAACTAAATCCACAATGGTTATTGCTGAAAATCAGAGTGGTTTGAGTGATGACAATCCTCACCTGGCACGGGACAGCTCCAAAGCTAATGAAACAGTCAATACAAGAAAGggaggaatattaatgaaacaggaagagAAAAAATCAAAGCCAACAGTCATAGTTGATATGAGGGAGTTCCGCAGTGACCTGCCTTCGCTCATCCACAAACGAGGTATTGAAATTGACCCTGTTACTTTGCATGTTGGGGATtacattctttctcctgatatttgTGTAGAGCGCAAAAGCATAAATGATCTGATCGGGTCTTTAAATTCTGGTAGACTATACAACCAAGCTCTTACGATGACACGCCACTACAAGAAACCAATGCTGTTGATAGAATATGAATTGAATAAACCCTTTGCCATGCAAGGTCAGTATTATTTGAGTGACAGCATGTCGTCAAATGACGTATGTGCGCGGCTCCAGTTGCTTACTCTGCACTTTCCAAAGCTGCGTATTGTTTGGTCTCAGAATGCTTATGCAACAGCTCAGCTGTTTGAGGAGCTTAAGCAAGGCCAACCTGAACCAAATTCAGAAACGGCAGTTGCAATTGGGGCTGAACTGGAACAAGAAATTGACTTGGACCGCTTTAATCCAGCAATTCATGATTTCATAGCTAAGTTGCCAGGTGTAAATTCAAAAAACATACGGAAGTTGCTTATTTATGGCAGATCACTGGACCatttgctttcactctcaaaagatGAGCTTCTAAAATTGGTGAATAACAGTGGAGAGGCAGAGAGCCTGTACAATGCATTGCACAAAAGTTACCAACCTTCAGAAGATTCAAAATCTACCAAGAGGGGAGGAAAGTCCttcagaggtagaggaagaggcatGTCATTTAAAAAGAATAGAACTTGa